From one Halococcus agarilyticus genomic stretch:
- a CDS encoding DNA polymerase II large subunit, with the protein MNADDERYFERLESQLDEAFAVAETAREKGGDPTPEIEIPVAKDMADRVENILGIEGVADRVRELEGEMSREEAALELAADFAEGRVGDYETDAGKIEGAVRTAVALLTEGVVAAPIEGIDRVELATNPDGTEFVRVFYAGPIRSAGGTAQALSVLVADYTRALLGLAEYEAREEEVERYAEEVDLYDAETGLQYSPKDAETKFIARNSPVMLDGEATGQEEVSGFRDLERVGTNNPRGGMCLVLAEGIAQKAPKIERYTTDLDEVDWPWLDDLIAGTVGKTDDGDDADDSDADDAESETDGADDSDETGDEPESAADEDSEPDGPLRPEPSTKFLRDLIAGRPVFGHPSEAGGFRLRYGRARNHGFATAGVHPATMHLVDDFLATGTQLKTERPGKAAGVVPVDSIEGPTVRLANGDVRRIDDPETALELRNGVEAILDLGEYLVNYGEFVENNHPLAPASYTHEWWVQEFDATDANVQALADSTRTDLEHPTPEEAIEWAIEYDAPLHPEYTYCWHDLSVESFETLADAVAAGELVEGELALEPAPEVRDALEALLVPHNQAADALRIAEFRALVRSLGFDENCDRTWRSLSTDARAWPNAMKAAREVAPFALRERAPTRIGGRMGRPEKSEQRELSPAVHTLFPIGEAGGNQRDVSEAAEHVHDDVGERGVVPVQVGRRECTECGERSYETRCPDCGGVTEPRYECRDCEIAVEPDESGRAECPRCGSEATPTEWRTIDIREEFHDALDAVGERESAFDMVKGVKGLTSKLKTPEPMEKGVLRAKHGVSSFKDGTVRYDMTDLPVTSVRPAELDVSVDQFRELGYHEDIDGEPLRHADQLVELRVQDIVLSNGAAEHLLRTADFVDDLLERYYGLDTFYDFDDRDDLVGELVFGMAPHTSAAVVGRVVGFTSAAVGYAHPYFHASKRRNCDGDEDCVMLLMDGLLNFSKEYLPDKRGGRMDAPLVMSSRIDPAEIDDEAHNMDVVESYPKEFYEATLDMADPGSVDIEIAEESVGTEDEYSGFRHTHDTSNLALGPSLSAYKTLGAMTEKMDAQLELARKLRAVDETDVAERIIEYHFLPDLIGNLRAFSRQETRCLDCGTKYRRMPLTGECRECGGGVNLTVHEGSVEKYIDTATRVAEEYGTRDYTKQRLEVLDRTLESVFENDKNKQSGIADFM; encoded by the coding sequence ATGAACGCCGACGACGAACGCTACTTCGAGCGGCTCGAATCCCAGCTCGACGAGGCGTTCGCGGTCGCCGAGACCGCACGCGAGAAGGGCGGCGATCCCACCCCTGAAATCGAGATCCCGGTGGCGAAGGACATGGCCGACCGGGTGGAGAACATCCTCGGGATCGAGGGCGTCGCCGACCGCGTCCGCGAACTCGAAGGCGAGATGAGCCGGGAGGAGGCCGCCCTCGAACTCGCTGCGGACTTCGCCGAGGGTCGTGTCGGCGACTACGAGACCGATGCCGGGAAGATCGAGGGTGCGGTCCGGACCGCGGTCGCGCTCCTCACCGAGGGCGTGGTCGCCGCGCCGATCGAGGGGATCGACCGGGTCGAACTCGCCACAAATCCCGATGGCACCGAGTTCGTCCGGGTGTTCTACGCCGGACCGATCCGCTCGGCCGGTGGGACCGCTCAGGCACTCTCGGTGCTCGTCGCGGACTACACCCGCGCGCTGCTCGGTCTCGCCGAATACGAGGCCCGCGAGGAGGAGGTCGAGCGCTACGCTGAGGAGGTCGACCTCTACGACGCCGAAACTGGCCTCCAGTACTCTCCGAAGGACGCCGAGACGAAGTTCATCGCCCGAAACTCACCGGTGATGCTCGACGGCGAGGCCACCGGCCAAGAGGAAGTCTCGGGCTTTCGCGACCTCGAACGCGTGGGGACGAACAACCCTCGCGGCGGGATGTGTCTCGTGCTCGCCGAGGGGATCGCCCAGAAAGCACCCAAGATCGAGCGCTACACCACCGACCTCGACGAGGTCGACTGGCCGTGGCTCGACGACCTGATCGCCGGCACCGTCGGGAAGACCGACGATGGCGACGACGCCGACGACTCGGATGCTGACGACGCCGAAAGCGAGACCGATGGAGCTGATGACAGCGACGAAACCGGCGACGAACCGGAGTCGGCTGCCGACGAGGATTCAGAACCCGACGGCCCGCTCAGGCCCGAGCCCTCGACGAAGTTCCTTCGGGACCTGATCGCCGGCCGGCCGGTGTTCGGCCACCCGAGCGAGGCCGGTGGGTTCCGACTGCGGTACGGCCGCGCGCGCAACCACGGCTTCGCGACCGCGGGGGTCCATCCGGCGACGATGCATCTCGTCGACGACTTCCTCGCGACCGGCACGCAGTTGAAGACCGAGCGTCCGGGCAAGGCCGCCGGCGTCGTTCCTGTCGACTCGATCGAGGGGCCAACTGTGAGACTGGCGAACGGCGATGTCCGCCGGATCGACGACCCAGAGACGGCGCTCGAACTCAGAAACGGGGTCGAGGCGATCCTCGATCTCGGCGAGTACCTCGTCAACTACGGGGAGTTCGTCGAGAACAACCACCCGCTCGCGCCCGCCTCGTACACCCACGAGTGGTGGGTTCAGGAGTTCGACGCCACCGATGCGAACGTCCAGGCACTCGCGGACTCGACGCGGACCGACCTCGAACACCCCACTCCCGAGGAAGCGATCGAGTGGGCGATCGAATACGATGCGCCGCTCCATCCCGAGTACACCTACTGCTGGCACGATCTCTCGGTCGAGTCGTTCGAAACGCTCGCCGACGCGGTCGCGGCGGGCGAACTCGTCGAGGGCGAGCTGGCGCTCGAACCCGCTCCCGAGGTCCGTGACGCGCTCGAAGCGTTGCTCGTTCCGCACAACCAGGCCGCGGACGCGCTCCGAATCGCCGAATTCCGGGCGCTCGTCCGATCGCTCGGGTTCGACGAGAACTGCGATCGGACGTGGAGGTCTCTTTCGACGGACGCACGCGCGTGGCCGAACGCGATGAAGGCGGCCCGCGAGGTCGCGCCGTTCGCCCTCCGCGAGCGCGCTCCCACCCGGATCGGCGGCCGGATGGGGAGGCCGGAAAAATCCGAACAGCGCGAACTCTCGCCGGCGGTCCACACCCTGTTCCCGATCGGCGAGGCCGGCGGCAACCAGCGCGACGTGAGCGAGGCCGCCGAGCACGTCCACGACGACGTCGGGGAGCGCGGTGTCGTCCCGGTCCAGGTCGGCCGACGTGAGTGCACAGAGTGCGGCGAACGGAGCTACGAGACGCGGTGCCCAGACTGCGGCGGCGTCACCGAGCCACGCTACGAGTGTCGTGACTGCGAGATCGCGGTCGAACCTGACGAGTCGGGGCGGGCCGAGTGCCCGCGCTGCGGCAGCGAGGCCACCCCGACCGAGTGGCGCACGATCGACATCCGCGAGGAGTTCCACGACGCGCTCGACGCGGTCGGCGAGCGCGAGAGCGCCTTCGACATGGTGAAAGGCGTGAAGGGGTTGACCTCGAAGCTCAAGACGCCCGAACCGATGGAGAAAGGCGTCCTGCGCGCGAAACACGGCGTCTCGTCGTTCAAGGATGGCACGGTCAGGTACGACATGACCGATCTGCCCGTCACGAGCGTCCGTCCCGCCGAACTCGACGTCTCGGTCGATCAGTTCCGCGAGCTCGGCTACCACGAGGACATCGACGGCGAGCCGCTCCGCCACGCCGATCAGTTGGTCGAGCTCCGGGTTCAGGACATCGTGCTCTCGAACGGTGCGGCCGAGCACCTCCTCCGGACGGCGGATTTCGTCGACGACCTCCTCGAACGGTACTACGGTCTCGATACCTTCTACGACTTCGACGACCGTGACGACCTCGTGGGCGAGCTCGTCTTCGGGATGGCTCCTCACACCTCGGCGGCGGTCGTTGGGCGGGTTGTGGGCTTCACGAGTGCCGCCGTCGGATACGCTCATCCGTACTTTCACGCCTCGAAACGCCGTAATTGTGATGGAGATGAAGACTGTGTGATGCTTTTGATGGATGGGCTGTTGAACTTCTCGAAGGAGTACCTCCCGGACAAGCGGGGCGGGCGGATGGACGCTCCGCTGGTGATGTCCTCGCGGATCGATCCCGCCGAGATCGACGACGAGGCCCACAACATGGACGTCGTCGAGTCCTACCCGAAGGAGTTCTACGAGGCGACCCTCGACATGGCCGATCCGGGGAGCGTGGACATCGAGATCGCCGAGGAAAGCGTCGGGACCGAGGACGAGTATTCCGGCTTCCGCCACACCCACGACACGTCAAATCTCGCGCTCGGCCCCTCCTTGTCGGCGTACAAAACGCTCGGCGCGATGACCGAGAAGATGGACGCTCAGCTCGAACTCGCCAGGAAGCTCCGCGCTGTGGACGAGACCGACGTGGCCGAACGCATCATCGAGTACCACTTCCTCCCCGACCTCATCGGCAACCTCAGAGCCTTCTCGCGCCAGGAGACGCGATGTCTCGACTGC